The genomic segment TAGTATGTCCTAAATAATATTCTCTCAGTAGCAAAGGCAATAGAGTTCCCCTTCTTTTAGTATATTATTATAAAAAAGTTAATTTTCTTCAGCTTTTAACGCAATTGCACATTCAATTCTCTTCTTTTGCATCTTACATCCAATTTCATAAGGAATGTTCATATCCCCATTAAAATTAAAATTGTTAGCTTGGCATCCACCACTACAATAGAATTTTGCCCAGCACTCCCTACATTTAGGCTTATTATATATATGTGCTTTCTTAAATTTTTGAGCTAATTCTCCATTATAAGTATCTTCGTGTATACTTCCTAACTTAAACTCTTCTTTTCCAACAAATTGATGACATGGATACACTTCTCCTTGAGGAGTTATAGCTACATATTCAAATCCTGCACCGCATCCAGAAATTCTCTTGTAAACACATGGTCCACCTTGAAGGTCTATATTAAAATGATAGAATTTAAATTCATCATTTCCTTCGCGTTTTCTTCTTGCCATTTCTTCATATAGCTTGTCATAGTTTTCAAAGATTGTATCTATATCTTCTTCTCTTAATGAAAGTGGATGTCCATTTTCTAAAACAACTGGTTCTATAGATAACTCTCTAAACCCTTCATTAACCATTGCCATTACATCTTCATAAAAATCTGTATTTTCTCTTGTGAACGTTCCTCTTACATAATAAGTTTTTCCTTTAGTTCTTCTCTTAATCATTTCCTTGATATTTGGAACTATATCATCAAAAGAACCGCTTTTATCTGGCTTAATTCTAACATTATCATTAACTTCTTTTCTGCCATCTAACGAAAGAATTATATTTCCCATTTCTTTATCCATATAATCCATCATATCTGGAGTTAATAGAGTAGCATTAGTGGTCATTGTAAATCTTACTCTCTTTCCCCATTTTTCTTCGTTATCCCTAGCATATTTAATTATATCTTTTATTGTGTCCATAATTAAAGTTGGCTCTCCACCAAATAAATCTATTTCTATATTTTTTCTTGGCCCACTTCTTTTAATCACATAGTCAATTGCTTTTTTTGCTGTGTCTGCACTCATGACTCCACCATGTCCATGATATTCACCCTCGTCAGCAAAACAGTACTTACATCTAAGGTTACATCCATGAATTACATTTAAACAGATAGCCTTTATGTAATCTCTATCATCCATAGAGCTATGAGCTATTTCTTCATATTGATCTTCTGAATATAAAATCCCTTCTTCAGCTAACTCTTGAATTTCATCATAAGCCTCTGAAATCTCTTCTTCATCATATTTTCCTTTAAGTTCCTGTAATATTTCTTTCTTATTTCTTAATTGGCTATCATCTAATATATCATAAACTAGTTCATCTACAACATGAACAGCTCCTGTATTCACATCTAAAACAAAATAATTTTCGCCTTGTTTAAATTTATGTATTAAAGACAATTCTTTTTCCTCCTAAACATATAAAGTAAGCAGTAACTATATAGTTACTGCTTGAAGATTATTAGTTTTCACATTCTAAGTTTGCAACTGTGCAAGATGTCTTACAAGCTGATTGACATGAATTTGCACATTCTTTGCATCCTGGCTTACATAAACTATTTTTAATGTTTGTTTTGTTTATAGTTTTTATATGTTTCATTACAAAATCCTCCATTTTAAATATATCCTTAGCTATTATATCATAATATACTAAAGTATAAAAGATTTGCTGGCCCTCTTTTTATTTATATTTCTGCTTATATGAAATTATAAATATAAAAACTATTTTTCAAGAATTCTTAATCATAAAATTATTTAAATATTTTAATTGTGAACTTTTCATCCTTCTTTCTAATTACATCATAGAATTTTTATATAAATTATTGTATCTTCAAGCTATTTTCAAAATATTATTTTCTTGTCCTATATATATTAATAAACTCACTAATTAATATCTTTGCAACAGTATTATCAATAATAATTTGAAATTGTTCCCTTGTCTCTACAACTCCACGTACACTTTCTATCTTTTTCAAAATTCCAACATCCACTTTTTTAGTGTCCTTCAATCTCAATCTTAATCTAGTCATACAATTTTCTACAAACAAAATATTTTCTTCTGATCCAACCAAATCAAAAAGTTCCCTTGCTATCTTATCAAAATCTGTGTTCATCTCTCTTCCCCTATCCTTCAATTAGTAATCTATAATAAAAATAGCCAACACATTAATAAATTAAATATTTAAACTTGCTGGCTTTTACATCTCTATTTAGTTTTAAAGCAGCATTAATCTCTCATTAGAAAATTATACATACATGCAAATAGTTTGTGTATTATACTAAAGTATAATTTTGATTTAATTCGTATCATTTTATATTATCCCTTTTTCTTTTAATTGATTAATTGCTATCGTTTTATTTCTTACATTTAACTTGCAATAGACGGATGCAATATGTTTTTTTACAGTGACTAAAGCAATATTTAGTTTATCTGAAATCTCCGCTTGCTTATATCCATGATGTACTAATTTCATTATCTCAATTTCCCTTGGAGTCAACTCTATTTTTTCTAAATTGCAATATCTTTTTACATATATCTGATTATATTCTTTGCACTTTGTGATTAAACATTTTACATACTCACTTTCGTTTCTAATAGATTCGAGTAATGGTAATATGTGTGGGGCTAATTCAACAAAACACATTACAATGTGGTCTTTTTCTGCTAGTTCAATAGCTTTTAACAATGACTTTTTTGCAATTTCACTTCCATACAGCTTGTACTTTGCAATTGAATCAAATGTGTATGCATATAT from the Clostridium beijerinckii genome contains:
- the scfB gene encoding thioether cross-link-forming SCIFF peptide maturase, whose protein sequence is MSLIHKFKQGENYFVLDVNTGAVHVVDELVYDILDDSQLRNKKEILQELKGKYDEEEISEAYDEIQELAEEGILYSEDQYEEIAHSSMDDRDYIKAICLNVIHGCNLRCKYCFADEGEYHGHGGVMSADTAKKAIDYVIKRSGPRKNIEIDLFGGEPTLIMDTIKDIIKYARDNEEKWGKRVRFTMTTNATLLTPDMMDYMDKEMGNIILSLDGRKEVNDNVRIKPDKSGSFDDIVPNIKEMIKRRTKGKTYYVRGTFTRENTDFYEDVMAMVNEGFRELSIEPVVLENGHPLSLREEDIDTIFENYDKLYEEMARRKREGNDEFKFYHFNIDLQGGPCVYKRISGCGAGFEYVAITPQGEVYPCHQFVGKEEFKLGSIHEDTYNGELAQKFKKAHIYNKPKCRECWAKFYCSGGCQANNFNFNGDMNIPYEIGCKMQKKRIECAIALKAEEN
- the scfA gene encoding six-cysteine ranthipeptide SCIFF, yielding MKHIKTINKTNIKNSLCKPGCKECANSCQSACKTSCTVANLECEN
- a CDS encoding PTS transporter subunit EIIB, whose amino-acid sequence is MNTDFDKIARELFDLVGSEENILFVENCMTRLRLRLKDTKKVDVGILKKIESVRGVVETREQFQIIIDNTVAKILISEFINIYRTRK